The genome window TTCAAAAGTTAATTGCTTCCTCATAACTAGGTTAGATAAGTTTGGAAGGTGTTCTGAAGGAACTGGAACAGTGCTTCATGGTTGATATCTTCTCTGGAGCTTTGTCTGCAAAGACTCTGATGGTTAAGTCAGAATTTGACAAAGTATTGGTTAGGATTTGGCAGAGTAACAGCTAAGGTGTATGAAATATACTAACTGAGGTTGCCATGGGGTATTTATAGGTGAAATGCTGAGGGGTTTGATGGCTCTTTCATCACGAGCTTGTCACATCTCTCAGTGGGATCTTCTGTAAGATGCGGCAGATGTCTTTTTGTATGTGTTGTCTGTGCATATAGGGGCTGCTTGATTGACATCAAAGATTACATGATTGATGGTGATTAAGGGCCAGGCAATAGTTGTCCTTGAAAATGGGCCGAGCGCTTGGTCAATGTAGGGAAAGGTGAGCTGGTTGCCTTGGTGAGGATCCAAGCAGAGTGCTTGGCAGTCACGGCTGTTTTAACTCCAGAACAGAAGGTTTAATGTGAGCATCGGAGTATTCAGAACCAAATGTTAGCCAAAAATGATAACAACTGTCAGATTAACAACTAACAAGTAATATCTGTCAACAGACGATACTTACAAATACAAATCTTTGAAGTATCTGTCAACATACATTACTCCAATTCTTAATAATGGTTCTCTTTAAGTTAGAACTCTGCACTGAAAGTATAAGATGATTCTGAGTCAAATCAATATAGTGTGACTGATAAAAGTATTTGTTTCTGTTCTCATCATGGTCTCCTCTATCAGAAACAAAAGTATTGTTGGTACTGATGAAATAAACTCCGAATCTATCATATTAGTAGTTCTTAATTGAAGTTCTTACTGTTTCTTTGCTTGCCAAACTGATGTCAGGTACACTGCATCTTCTGAACTGTTGCCTCTTCTAGCCGCGGGAAGATTGCCTTTGTTGAAGGTGGACAAGATTACACAAACAATTGATACTAGTAGCTCCACTATTATAAACTCCACAACATTGTCTAGTCCTTTTGCATCCTTGTCTTTCAGTGCATCTGCCTCATTTGAAGTTCGAACCCCTACGAGAATTCAGGTACTCTGATGAAAACCTTCGTATTttacaaaaacaattttttaaaaagacataATATATTTGACCAAAGGCAGTAAAAAAGGCAAAAGGTTCTAGGGGTTAACACTTTGCAAACAGcctttttctattaaaaaaaatagctgAAATCCCCAAAATTAATCTGTCCAAAACTTGTTCTTAATGTGAAAGGCACCAAAAAGTGCATTACTCTTGTATTGTGAAAAActgtcaaattatatatatatatatattctatggGGCAATAATATGAGGATGTAAAAAGATAAatgcttattattatatttaccgTATCCTGTGCATTGTATTTTGCTGGTGCTTCAAGAGTTCATCTGAATGTTGAGTAGTTAAATAAATTGTTGCTTCAATTCTGTTATGCAAATATGATTTGTATGCTGCTTAATGTTAACGGTGTTGCAATTCTTATGCAACTGAATGTTGTATGTACTCATTAGTTTGCAGTGTGCATATGAACTTTTTAGATTGCAGATAACTAGAAAACTCTTGCTAACATTTCTAAATGCAAGCAGGTTACATTTAAAGAAGGTTCAATACAACCTCCAGAGATAAAGTCTAATGTTGAACTACCAGAAAATGTAGACATTTTTGGCCAAAAGCTTAGCCTACAGCCTCTGCAACAATCCCTTGGCCCACTTCAGGGTCTGGTGGAAAACATATCGCGTGTCATTTCTGGTCAGCCACCTCTTAAGATTCCCATCCCTGGCGAAAGGACAAGCTCCTGGCTTCTTACTACATATCTTGATAAGGACTTGCGAATATCAAGGGGGGATGGTGGTCTTTTCGTTCTTGCCAGAGAAGGGAGTCCACTTCTTGATCAGTAGGAAAGTAATCATACTCCTTTCTTCTTCCCCCATGTCATCCCCGTCCCCTGAGAATAATGTGAACGGCGTATTCAAAATCTCTccattctttttgtttattttcttcttctcaagctaatgtatatttaaaggAGTGACGGGTTATGTTGTCAGGATGCAATTCTACAATCTATAAATAATCAGATAGATAATGTCAAGCCCTTGTTAGCTTTGGCGAAATATTGATTTGGGGAAGGAATATGAAATCGATTTTCTGAAGTTACTCTTGAGATTAATGATTATGAGACTGTTCTCAGCATGGAAACTAGATATAAATGAAATGCATAAGGGGTTCTGTTGTTTCTACATAACTTGTTCTACATGCTATGGAGTTGATTGTTATTGATTGCTCATCCTTCAAAAGATTTTTTGGGGTGCATATGAAGGGCATTCTCTAACTACCCTATTTGACAACGGAAGATTAATTCctttcaaaagataaaagaaaatcaccACGGAAGTGAGGGTTTTCCCCAATTGTGTTGAGTTtggttacttaaaaaaataatttgtgaatAAGAAAACagtatcttttatttaaattgaaagattaaaatttaaagggAATTATAAGGTGGCGATATCACCTTAATTATTTACCTTAagacttatattttattttaaaatgttcattttaaaatttggtctctgcgtgtGCCGTGGTAAGCTACAATTGGTCTAGATAGCGACACTGAAATTTTAGGTCATTTGGGTATCCACGTAGCACTTTTGAGATAAACACTTGAAAATCTCACGTCaactttatgttatttttttttttaactttaaagtgAAAGAatgttattcttttatttagaTGGCTATTATTGATATGTATTTATcaagtttaagaaaaaaaaataataaacgaaacaaaataattatatataatataaattcgGTGTTGCTAGAGAACACAAAGATTGTGATTTTGAATACACATTTCATCTGTTCAGTCTGTCAGCCCCAGCAACAAATGTCATATTACAGCTAATTCTTGCGAGCAAAAGCTAAAGCTAGAAAACCACTTCCAAACAAGGATGTATATCACAATAACTTGTCGTAGTTAGAAATTATAACATATTATGGTACGCAGGTTTGCATAAACATGGTATAGCCAATCCAGTAGATGGATGGAAAAAAATCAGACTGCAAGTTGAATAAACCAAATTTTCGGGgaacaataaaattttcttagatCTGGTTGATTTCGCTaagttgaagaaaaatcaaatagaTACATGGAGATGGAAGCTAGAAGATTCAGGACAATATTCAGTAGCTATTCGTTGAACAGGCTTCGGTTCTAAAGAATTTTTCTTtgcctacaaaaaaaaaaatctccacTATCATTATTCACTGAACAGGAAGATTATCCGtgatatatattaacaaataacaactagttcttttaattaaaactgagaACAAATGCATAACCACTGGACTATACAAAAACCAAtgagacaacaacaaaggtaacaAATTTGCGAATTCTAACACCATCAGTTTCCAATATCAGCTGGCAGAGGGAAGGTTATCATGCAGCATCCACTGCATAATGTCCTTCCTAATAACACCACAAGAGCAATTCACTCTGTAATTTGATCCAACAATTTGAGGCGTAGAGGCACTGAATTGCCTGCCATGGATGGTAGTCCAAGCAGGAATGAATGGTCGCATAATCCTTGTCACGGAAGGAAAATGCTTTGTCCTTAATGAGGTGAACATTCCATAAGCCTTCTGGTTGGAGCTGCCACCTGCTGCAAAATGCATTCCCACTCTTTCTCTTGACCTACTACCATTTGAAGGTAAGGGACCTTCAAGTACAGGACAAGGATAAAACAAACTGTTAAAAACAGAACTACAGTAATATTGGATAGGAAAATGGtcaaatttttaaagaaaatcctACCACATAAACACaatatattaatcttttatCCTAACCTGGCATCAGGGCAAGTAACAGCAGCAAGATGAACACCAATGTCATATGTGCACTTTGATCCAGATAGTCCATAATGACTTAGTCCATAGTTCATCATTGTAGATAGTTCTCCTTTAGAAGAAGCAAGCCAATCATACTGAATGTTAGCTTCCCCATGATTCTTTTTGCTAATTTCAGCTTGCTTCTGGAACAGCTCCCATCGTGCTTGCATTGACGCACCTGAGCATTGGTAAATCTCAAATATGTCAGAATCAGTACTGCCAAAACTACTCATTCCCTTAAGAAACATCTTTTGTACAGAATTCAGATCCAATATTCCATATACTGATTCAGTATAAGCATCTAAATCTATGTCTTGATGTTGCTGAATGTCTTCACCAACATTTCCACAGTCCTTTTTGTTAATGCTATCTTCAACTTCTACATCATATTGACAGCAGTTTTGTTTAGTATCAATTTGAATACCCTTAACTAGAGCATTGGACTCCCCACTGCACTCACTCAACCTGGATTGATCCACTCCATTTAtgtcaacttctaaatgtaattttatttcgtTAGATGCATATGAGTCCGGACTTCTTCCACATTCCTGTTTGCTCAAATTATAAGGTTCTTCATCAGAAGCAGCATAGATTTCGGGGGAAAAACACCACCCTGCCGCATCAATCAAAGCTATAGGTTGTTGCAAGCCAGTTTTAAGGTCCACCTTATGCAGatgtaaaaaatcaaacaaaagatGATACCCATTTGACTCTATCTCCACAGCTGCCTTCTTGACTTCAAGATCCTTCTTAACCAAGTCAACAACATCCTTTGGAAAGTCCAACCATTCCCCATTCTCATAGAACATCAAACGCTCCAGTCTCCCACTCtttttataattcaaaaaaCGCCTAGCTAAGGACCGTCCAATATGACGACCAGCATTTGTCAGCCTGTTTCTATATCCACCCAATCTCATGCGTTTGACAGCCCTGCTTGCTGGTGACGTAAGAGATGACCAATGCCCTAACATTGGTTGGGAAGCTCCACTTAAATGTGCAGCATATCGGGTCGCTTGCTTGCGCTTCAGATTGAGTGCAACCCTATTCAATTCCTTTGCGATTTTTGCTTCCATTTCTATCACCTAGCTCAATATCTATAAGCACTCTTAAATATAAAAGCTCAGGTGCAGAAGTTAAATAGAACCCTAGACCTTGAGCAGTTTCAAAGAAACTGCGGTG of Glycine soja cultivar W05 chromosome 1, ASM419377v2, whole genome shotgun sequence contains these proteins:
- the LOC114408528 gene encoding inactive poly [ADP-ribose] polymerase RCD1-like, with the protein product MEAKIAKELNRVALNLKRKQATRYAAHLSGASQPMLGHWSSLTSPASRAVKRMRLGGYRNRLTNAGRHIGRSLARRFLNYKKSGRLERLMFYENGEWLDFPKDVVDLVKKDLEVKKAAVEIESNGYHLLFDFLHLHKVDLKTGLQQPIALIDAAGWCFSPEIYAASDEEPYNLSKQECGRSPDSYASNEIKLHLEVDINGVDQSRLSECSGESNALVKGIQIDTKQNCCQYDVEVEDSINKKDCGNVGEDIQQHQDIDLDAYTESVYGILDLNSVQKMFLKGMSSFGSTDSDIFEIYQCSGASMQARWELFQKQAEISKKNHGEANIQYDWLASSKGELSTMMNYGLSHYGLSGSKCTYDIGVHLAAVTCPDARSLTFKW